In the genome of Montipora foliosa isolate CH-2021 chromosome 3, ASM3666993v2, whole genome shotgun sequence, one region contains:
- the LOC137997973 gene encoding uncharacterized protein, with protein sequence MVAMSFLTSIQKKNCFSDVALDPQTVEVFVNEVHDLYFLAKNSIEDPNVSNERLSGLKIKLEAAIQHLRRIHWTLETSRPCSEPTLQMLVTNLLSLEGILGRMIEQYSCLIPFLAEHLCYRAPLSATRSVGRPSYIITKEQLEVMRAYALSWMDIAKALGVSISTIWRRRVYFSMGRQHQRGRRTLTSAELREVVEEIKSRSMDAGIIMIEGELAARNLYASRSDISDALISVDPVGANLRWRNLTPRVTYSVPAPNSLWHLDGNHKLIRWRLVVHGGIDGYSRLVVYLKCSDNNRAATVASLFVSATEEFCWPSRIRIDKGVENGEVKRLMLQRRGEGRGSVLQGSSVHNQRIERLWRDMRKMVTEYFRRLFYFLENQALLDATSEIDLAALHLVFIPRINNSLRNFKASWNNHKLSTENQKTPNQLYILGMLRMFGSNHSAVRDFFEENIVAENYGVSEPEIADAILPERNEVVVPVNAVSLSGECLVELQRLVDPHSHDGNHGISMYIQARDIINRHHSP encoded by the exons ATGGTAGCCATGTCATTTTTAACTtcgatacaaaaaaaaaattgtttttcagaTGTCGCGCTTGACCCCCAAACAGTTGAAGTATTTGTCAACGAGGTACACGATCTCTACTTTCTCGCCAAAAATTCCATAGAGGACCCGAATGTAAGTAATGAACGCTTGTCGGGGCTTAAAATCAAACTGGAAGCAGCCATACAACATCTCAGGCGAATCCACTGGACTTTAGAAACATCAAGGCCTTGTTCAGAACCAACGTTACAGATGCTGGTAACAAACCTTCTTAGTTTGGAAGGCATACTTGGTCGGATGATTGAACAATACAGTTGTTTAATTCCTTTCCTAGCGGAACACCTCTGCTACAGGGCACCATTATCAGCCACGAGGAGCGTTGGCAGACCTTCATATATAATCACCAAGGAACAACTGGAAGTTATGCGCGCATACGCTTTGTCGTGGATGGATATCGCAAAAGCTCTCG GTGTGTCGATTTCTACTATTTGGCGTAGGAGGGTTTACTTTAGTATGGGAAGGCAGCACCAGCGGGGAAGAAGGACTTTGACTTCGGCTGAATTGCGGGAAGTTGTCGAAGAAATAAAGAGCAGATCAATGGATGCAGGAATAATCATGATCGAAGGGGAATTAGCAGCTAGAAATTTGTATGCATCACGGTCTGATATATCCGACGCGCTCATTTCCGTGGACCCAGTTGGTGCAAACTTGAGGTGGCGCAACCTTACGCCCAGGGTGACTTATTCCGTTCCAG CCCCGAACAGTCTTTGGCATTTAGATGGCAACCACAAACTGATAAG GTGGCGTTTGGTTGTTCACGGAGGTATCGATGGCTATTCGAGGCTGGTTGTCTACCTTAAATGTTCAGATAACAACAGAGCAGCGACTGTGGCAAGTCTTTTCGTTTCTGCAACGGAAGAGTTTTGTTGGCCGTCAAGGATACGGATCGATAAAGGTGTAGAAAACGGGGAGGTTAAGCGGCTGATGTTGCAGAGAAGAGGAGAGGGTCGAGGTAGCGTTTTACAAGGAAGTTCCGTGCACAACCAGCGGATAGAGAGACTTTGGAGAGATATGCGAAAAATGGTCACAGAATACTTTAGgcgtcttttttattttttagaaaaCCAAGCTCTTCTTGATGCTACTAGCGAAATAGACCTTGCTGCACTGCACCTTGTATTCATTCCAAGAATAAATAACAGTTTGAGGAATTTTAAAGCATCTTGGAACAACCACAAATTATCCACAGAGAACCAGAAAACCCCTAACCAGCTCTACATTCTTGGCATGTTACGGATGTTTGGTTCCAACCACAGTGCAGTCAGAGATTTCTTCGAGGAAAACATAGTTGCCGAAAATTATGGGGTCTCTGAACCAGAAATAGCCGACGCCATATTACCAGAGAGAAACGAGGTAGTGGTCCCAGTCAATGCGGTATCGCTTTCCGGCGAATGTTTAGTTGAGCTACAAAGATTGGTAGATCCCCATAGTCATGATGGAAACCATGGAATCTCGATGTACATTCAAGCAAGGGATATCATCAACAGACACCACAGTCCATAG